From Nicotiana tabacum cultivar K326 chromosome 15, ASM71507v2, whole genome shotgun sequence, the proteins below share one genomic window:
- the LOC142169659 gene encoding uncharacterized protein LOC142169659, which produces MGLNMAINLNVHELLVMGDSDLLIRQAQGDWETRDIKLIPYRQCVEDLSKRFKSIEFRYIPRFHNELADALATLASILPYPGNTHIDPLEIQIRDQHGYCNTIEAEPDGEPWYRDIKQFLKIREYPEHANRDQKRTIRRLSNGFFLSGEILYKRTLDLNLLRCLDAKEAEMIMNEVHLGVCGPHMNGYVLAKKILRAGYYWLTMERDCFCIVRKCHQCQIHSDLIHSPPSELYPMSAPWPFVVFAKYGLDVQKIRFHLSPEKVERLISIPAEPALT; this is translated from the exons atgggtcTGAACATGGCAATAAACCTAAATGTGCATGAATTGTTGgtgatgggagattcagatttgcttattcGGCAGGCTCAAGGTgattgggagactcgagacatcaagctcattccatatagacaatgtgtggaggatcttagcaaaaggttcaagtccatcgaattcaggtacattcccaggtttcacaatgaATTAGCTGATGCCTTGGCCACCCTGGCCTCAATTCTTCCATATCCGGGTAATACTCACATTGACCCATTAGAAATTCAAATTCGGGATCaacatggttattgcaatacaattgaagcagaaccagatggtgaaccatggtatcgtGATATTAAGCAGTTtctgaaaataagagaatatccggaacatgctaatagggatcaaaagagaactattaggcgactctctaatggtttctttttgagtggggaaatcctatacaaaagaactctggatttgaatttgttgagaTGTTTAGATGCCAAAGAAGCTGAAATGATTATGAATGAGGTGCATTTGGGAGtttgtggtccgcacatgaatggatatgttctagcaaagaaaatccttcgggcaggatattattggcttactatggaacgAGATTGCTTTTGTATTGTTCGCAAGTGCCACCAGTGTCAGATTCACAGTGATTTGATTCACTCGCCTCCTTCAGAGTTGTATCCTATGTCAGCtccttggcctttt GTTGTTTTTGCAAAGTACGGATTGGATGTACAAAAAATAAGATTCCATCTCTCGCCAGAGAAAGTGGAACGTTTGATCTCAATACCAGCCGAACCAGCTTTGACATAA